A segment of the Candidatus Nitrososphaera gargensis Ga9.2 genome:
ACTATAAGGCTCAGTGCCACTTCGCCTGCTGCTGAGACGAGGCTGACTATTGCAATGTCTGCGCCGACCTGTTTGCTCTCTATGAGGTCGTGCAGGCTATCGACCACCTCGGCTACCCTGCTTGCTTCTTCCATAGCCGGAATCATCATCCTGTTGCTGAACTATTATTCCTTGTGAGGTGCAACGGTTTTGACTCACGACAAATAAAGCGGTGAATACCTTGCTGCACTATATGCAGGAGTACATTGCCCTTGGCGTCTTTGCGGTAGTGTACACACTGATAATCGGCCGGAGACGCTTTGGCGTCCCAATATGGGCCGCCATGCTGATAGGCGCCGCGCTCATGATCGGCCTGCAGGTGATCGGCGTTGAAGCCGCGTTCATGTCGGTCAACCTTGACGTCATCGCATTCCTGTTTGGCATGTTCAGCATAGTCTCTGCGTTGGACAGGGCCGGAGTCCTTAGGCGCGTGGCGATCAGGATGCTTGCGGTAGCCAAGACCCCTGACAGGCTCTTGATGGCTTTTGTTGTTGGAATGGGGCTGCTTGCCGCATTTCTAGTCAACGACACGATAGCGCTGCTTGGAATCCCCCTTGTTGTCTATGTCGCAAGGCACGCCGGCATTAGGCCGGTAGTATTGCTGATAGCGCTTGCCTTTGGCATCACGGTAGGGAGCGTCATGACCCCGGTAGGCAACCCGCAGAACCTGCTCATTGCAATAGAGAGCGGCATCCTAATGCCCTTTACGACGTTTCTGGTGCAGCTGGCGGCGCCTACCATAGTCAACCTGTTTATGACCTACGCAATACTGAAGGTGTATTATCGCAAGGAGATCAAGTTGAACTATCAATTGAGTGCCATTGAGCTTGCGGAAAATACGGACAGGGTCTACAGCCCGCGCCTTGCCAAGATTTCAATTGCTGTCCTTGTCGCGACGATCGCCGGCTTTATCGTCTCAGAGGCGCTGCACTTTCTTGGTATCGTCGAGTTTAGCCTGAGCACAGTGGCGATGCTGGGGTCTGCCGCTATTTACGCAGTGAGCGACCAGAGAAGGGAGATAATGAAGAGCGTCGACTACTCGGTGCTGGTATTCTTTGGCGGCATGTTTGTCGTCACCTCTGCGCTCTGGTCATCCGGCGCGGTGTCGCTGTTGTTCATGAACTACATTCCCACTCCGGACCCTGCAGACCCGGTGCAGAGCGCGACCGTAATATCGGCTGCAAGCATCGGGATAAGCCAAGTGCTGAGCAACGTCCCATTTGTAGCGCTCTATAACTTTGTGATGACAGACAGCGGTTTTACAGGCCAGCACGTGGATCAGTGGATGATGCTGGCAGCGGCGAGCACAATAGCCGGCAACCTCACGATACTCGGCGCGGCAAGCAACATCATTATCATAGAGGCTGCCGAGTCGCGCGGCGTCACCGCGTTTTCATTTCTGGAATTCTTTAAGGTTGGGAGCATCGTGACTGCAGCTAACCTAGCAGTGTATTATGTGTTCATTGTCCTGATCTAGGGAACCAGAACTGCGCGGGCCTCTACCTGCGACTTTTTGAGCCTTGCCAATACTTCATTAGCTTCTTCCAGCTTGTGAGTCTCAATAACCACTTTCAGGCCGGAACTGCTTGCCAAACTGACCAGCTCGGCCATGTCCTTCATTGTGCCGATGACGCTCCCTTTCACTATCTTTTCTTCAAACGTCGGAAAATCAGAGACATTGCCAAGCACGCCCAGCACGATGGTGCCACCCTTTTTGACAGACTTGATGGCGGTATCTATCACTTTGTCAGAGGGCGCAAAGACTATTGCGCTGTCAAGGAGCCCTCCTTCCTCCTTTTTCAGGTTTTTCAGAAACTGCCCCTGCGAATCTTGGTAGACAATGACATTGTCTGCGCCCAGCTTTTTTGACAGATCAAGATGCTTTTTCGCCCTTGACATTGCTATTACCCTTGCACCCTGCATCTTGGCTATCTGTATTGCTAGGTGGCCGACGCCTCCGATGCCAAAAATGCCGACTGTTCTGCCTGCCGCCGGCTCGCTTGCCTTGACTGCCTTGTACGCTGTTATGCCGGGGCAAAATAGCGGAGCGGCATGCTCTGAGTCCAGATTGTCCGGGATCGGCGTGACAAACTCTTCTAGCGCAGAAATGTACTCGGCGTAGCCACCCTGTACTGTCTCTCCTGTTATCTCGGCGCTCTCACAAAGGTTCTCTTTGCCGGTAGTGCAGTATTCGCACTGAAGACAAGAGCTGAAAAGCGGCTGGATTCCTACCCTGTCGCCTACCTTGATCTTTTTCACGCCACTGCCAACCTGCTTGACCACGCCCACCACTTCGTGGCCGGGAACCACTGGCAGGTGCGAAGGCGCGCCAAACCTTTTCCAATCGCCTTCTATAAGGTGCAGGTTTGACCGGCAGACGCCGCACGCCTCTATCTCTATCATCAGTTCGTTTCTGCCCTTTGCCACGGGTCTGTCAATCGACATCAATTTCAGCGGCCGGGTTTCTATTGGGGCAAGCTTTGTCAGGACCATTGCCCGCATTTTTTCTGCCATACCCTGTTGTCATCGCCTCCTCCCGCTACTTGTTTTCATTGTACAGCATAGCAGGTACGCGATCAGGGTGCCGGCGTTTTCCACTTTTCTTTTTGTTATCAACTGGCGCAACTGCTTGACCGTAACTTTTCTCATGCTGATCTGCTCGCCGCCATCGTGCTTGGTCGCACTCGCCCTTGCCAGATCGGTCGCCCTGAAGATATGCACAGACTGCCTTGTCCGGCTCACAGCCGGGTGGTAGCTGTAGACGTATTCGACCTTTCTTGCCCTGTATCCTGTCTCCTCTTCAAGCTCCCGCTTGGCGGTGTCAAGTGGGTCCTCTTTGTTTTCAACATGGCCGGCCGGAAACTCTAGCAGCACCTTGCCAATTGGGTAGCGGAACTGCCTTATCATAAGAAGCGTCTGCCTATCAATGAATGGCACGACTATAACCACGTCTGAAGCATGGTATTTTGTATAGGTTAGGACATTGCCCTTTGGCGTCCTGACCCTATCCTGATACAACTCGATATAGACAGTCTTGCCGTCGCCGGCCTTGAACACCTCTTTGGTTTCAAGGCACTCCCAGCCTTTTTTCATCTGTAGTAGAGGTATCGATAGGCCGATAATAAATCTAGGCTATAGCCTGCGTCTTGCAAAAATAGTCACACCAATGATGCCCGATATCGCTGCTCCCATAATCATTGCCGTAATAGGCCCAAACTCGGGCGCTATCTGCGTGCCGATTATCTCTATCTGTTTTTGGCCTTGACTGTAGCTTATTGATAGAACCCTGTTGCCGTCGCCAGCATTGTTGTTGACGTATTTTGTGATTTCTATAACGTTGTCGCTTACGTCTTGTCCGTTTACAAAAACAGTGTACTCTGTATCTTGGCCGCCGTCCGAGGCATCAAGCAGGCTCCTTGGCACATTGATGTAAAGGATGCCCCAGTATGTTGCGTTGAGGTCTATCACAAGAGCCTTCTTGCCGGTATCGACCACAATTTCAGTGATCTGGGCAGTCCTAGAGTCTGGAGTTCCTCTGTCATTAGCAATGTCATACTGGACCGAAAAAGTGTTGCCCTCCACAGTCACGTCATAAAAGCAGCCCGTCTCGCCACACTCTGAAGATAGCCTGCTCTCTGGAGTCTGGCTGTAAAAGTATGCAGATGCAGAAGGTGCAGCAAAGATGGCGCCTAGCAAAATGGCAGATACTAATGATGCGTACGATGTCCAGTTCACATCATATCATCCATTGCTGCAATCGTCGAACTTGCTAATTAAGTTCTTGGTGCTTATAATAATATAATATCGTGCAAAATTTACATGTTCTAGTGCTAGAACAGCTACCACCAAGGAGCACCTTAAATCTGGCCTACTGCAAAATAATTATTGTTATCAATGACCGACGATCAGAACAACAGCAATAACCTTGAGTGCAGGCTTTCGGGCAGGACGCTGCAGGTCTACCTTTATTTGCAGAAAAAGAAAGAGGCCTCCAGAATTAGAGAAGTGCAGCGCGATCTCGGGCTGTCAAGCCCTAGCGTGGCCGAGTACCAGGTTGAAAAGCTGGTAGAAATGGGGCTTGCCGGGCGGGACAGCTATGGTAGGGTCTTTGTCACAAGAAAAGTCAAGGTCAAAGCGCTTGAGTCATATGTCAACTTTGGCCGCTTTACAGTGCCGCGCCTTGCGTTTTACGCAAGCATCTTTACCGCGATCGCTGCATTGTATGCTGTTTTCAATTTTAATTCGCTGAACGTCTATGATGTTGCAGTGCCAGCCGGCGCTGCTGCCATTTTCTGGTTTGAAGCGTGGAAGCTATGGAAGTACAGCCTGTTTGAAAAGGCGAAAAAGCCGGCCGAACGTGATTACTTTTGGGCGTCTCTCATGCCGGGCCTTGCAGCCCTTGCAGTGTTTATAGCTGGCACCTTTTTCCTGTTCTACTACGTCGAGCCAAGCGGCCTCGTCTCGACGGCCCCGCCACCTGCAGATCCAAACGCTCTGCCGTTCCAGTCAGCACCCCAAAGCCCGCTGACGGTTGACGACCTTCCAGCACCGCAGAGGAATACTGGTGGCGACCTTCCTTGGCTTGGCTTCTCGCCTCTGCAAATTACGATCCTGTTGTTTGCCGGCGCGCTCGTAGCCGGCTTTGTGGTCTACTTGATGGTCAAGTACCGCTGCGACAGGGGCGTTCTAGTGTCAGAACAGGAATGGAACTAGCAGTTCGGAACGCAGGATTATCAGGACTGCACGCGATAGTATGCTTGCATGAAACAACAATTAATCATCATTGCAGCAGCAACTGCGGCCGGGATTCTGGCCGTAACGTCGGTACCGCAGTCGTACGCGCAGTACGGGGCTGACAGCATAGGGACCGCCACCCAAGAACAGCTGCTAAGGTGTGAAGAGCTCGAAATAGACCGGAACCAGTGCAACGATGTCACGATCTTGGCCAAGGAGCGGCTGCTGTATGCGCAAAAGACAACGTACGGAAACAACCCTGACGGTTCTGGAACGCCATATTTCAAAGGCATTGAAACGTTTACCGTGATCGGTGTCTTGGGCGCTATCTTTGGCGGCGTTGCAGGCGCGTTTTACATGATGGGCAGAAAGGGAAAGCAGGTCCCTGTCTGACCATCATCATCATTTTTTATTTTTTGTGATGATCGCATGGCGTACTGCATTGGGACCTGCGCCCGCTACAGATCAAGCACCTTGGAAGAGTCTAGACTGCGTTACGCCTTTGGCGACAGATGGTGCTGTTACTGCAGTGTCTTTATCAGGTGGAACGGGAGGGACTGTCCTTGCTGCCGGACGCGGCTGAGGACAAGGCCAGTGAGAAGAAGAGGAAGGCCCGCTGTCATTTCTTGAACCGCCCTGGATGGTATCATTTTACGTGATCATGTTTGCTATCTATTAAATACTATAAACTGTCGGTAATACCCCATGGATAGACCCACCGGGGTCACGATAATCGCAGTCCTTATGGCCATAGCCGGTATTGTAATGATAATAGCAGGCATTAGCGCTCTTGCCTTTGCGCCTTTTATCCCGATAGCAGTCCCAAGCCAAGACCTCCCGGCCGGCCTGTCTATGACTATGCTGGGCGGCATAGCAGTGGCGTCAGGCGCGTTCATGCTTGCGCTTGGGATCGCTGGCCTTGTGATATCGTATGGCCTTTTCAAGGGAAACGGGTGGGCGTGGACAGCCGCGGTGGTACTGTCAATCATTGGTATAGCCACGTCAGTCTTGGCTATAGTGACTGGCAACTTTGGCAGCGTGATAAGCTTGATAATCAACGGCGTGATACTGTACTACCTTTACAGGCCGCACGTCAAGGCTTATTTTGGCAAGGCTGTCTCCGCTCCTGCGTCGGACACGACAGCGGCTTGACAACACTTAAGAATTAGTCAGCAAACCTAGATTCTGAAAATAATATGTCTCTCCGTACAAGCCAGATCAAGTCCTCTGACTATATCGGCAAAGAGGTCACGATCAGAGGCTGGGTCTATAGGCTGCGCAAGCAAAAAGAGAACGCGTTCGCGCTCGTGCGGGACGACAGGGGCGGCGTTATACAGTGCATATTTCCAGCAGACAAGGTGGCTGGCCTGACGATAGAATCATCTGTTGAAGTAACGGGTGTCGTGAGCCAAGACGCAAGGGCACCAGAGGGAGGCTACGAGATAAAAGGCAAGAACATCAGGGTATACAGCGTCGCTGGGACTGACTACCCGATAGGCGAGTACCAGAGCGACGAGCTCTTGCTTGACAAGCGGCATCTTGCCCTTCGCACCCGTAAGATGGTCGCAATGGCAAAGATACGCGCTACCGTGCTTGACCTTGGCAGGCGCTGGTTCGTAGATAATGGCTGGATGGAGGTGACTGCGCCCACGATAGTCAAAGGGGCGGTGGAGGGAGGATCGACACTATTCAAGCTGAAATATTTCGACGAAGAGGCGTACCTATCGCAGAGCGCACAGCTGTACCTTGAGGCCATGATATTCTCGCTCGGGCCCGTATGGAGCCTTACGCCTTCTTTTCGGGCGGAAAAGTCGCGCACAGTCAGGCACTTGGCCGAATTTTCACACCTAGAGGCCGAGGCGCCATGGGTCACGCTTGAAGACATCCTGCAGGTGCAAGAGCAGCTGGTGTCATACATTATCCAGAAAACGGTCAAAGAGCGGGCCGAAGAGCTTGCTTTTCTAAAGCGCGACACGACAGACTTAAAAAAGATCGAGCCGCCTTTCGAGCGGCTGCCTTATGACAAGGCGATTGAAATACTGCGGTCTAAAGGGTTCACTGTCACCGAAGAAAGTGGCACAAAGCGCGAAA
Coding sequences within it:
- a CDS encoding NUDIX hydrolase; the encoded protein is MKKGWECLETKEVFKAGDGKTVYIELYQDRVRTPKGNVLTYTKYHASDVVIVVPFIDRQTLLMIRQFRYPIGKVLLEFPAGHVENKEDPLDTAKRELEEETGYRARKVEYVYSYHPAVSRTRQSVHIFRATDLARASATKHDGGEQISMRKVTVKQLRQLITKRKVENAGTLIAYLLCCTMKTSSGRRR
- a CDS encoding alcohol dehydrogenase catalytic domain-containing protein translates to MAEKMRAMVLTKLAPIETRPLKLMSIDRPVAKGRNELMIEIEACGVCRSNLHLIEGDWKRFGAPSHLPVVPGHEVVGVVKQVGSGVKKIKVGDRVGIQPLFSSCLQCEYCTTGKENLCESAEITGETVQGGYAEYISALEEFVTPIPDNLDSEHAAPLFCPGITAYKAVKASEPAAGRTVGIFGIGGVGHLAIQIAKMQGARVIAMSRAKKHLDLSKKLGADNVIVYQDSQGQFLKNLKKEEGGLLDSAIVFAPSDKVIDTAIKSVKKGGTIVLGVLGNVSDFPTFEEKIVKGSVIGTMKDMAELVSLASSSGLKVVIETHKLEEANEVLARLKKSQVEARAVLVP
- a CDS encoding ArsB/NhaD family transporter, whose product is MQEYIALGVFAVVYTLIIGRRRFGVPIWAAMLIGAALMIGLQVIGVEAAFMSVNLDVIAFLFGMFSIVSALDRAGVLRRVAIRMLAVAKTPDRLLMAFVVGMGLLAAFLVNDTIALLGIPLVVYVARHAGIRPVVLLIALAFGITVGSVMTPVGNPQNLLIAIESGILMPFTTFLVQLAAPTIVNLFMTYAILKVYYRKEIKLNYQLSAIELAENTDRVYSPRLAKISIAVLVATIAGFIVSEALHFLGIVEFSLSTVAMLGSAAIYAVSDQRREIMKSVDYSVLVFFGGMFVVTSALWSSGAVSLLFMNYIPTPDPADPVQSATVISAASIGISQVLSNVPFVALYNFVMTDSGFTGQHVDQWMMLAAASTIAGNLTILGAASNIIIIEAAESRGVTAFSFLEFFKVGSIVTAANLAVYYVFIVLI
- a CDS encoding DUF7144 family membrane protein is translated as MDRPTGVTIIAVLMAIAGIVMIIAGISALAFAPFIPIAVPSQDLPAGLSMTMLGGIAVASGAFMLALGIAGLVISYGLFKGNGWAWTAAVVLSIIGIATSVLAIVTGNFGSVISLIINGVILYYLYRPHVKAYFGKAVSAPASDTTAA
- a CDS encoding helix-turn-helix domain-containing protein, producing MTDDQNNSNNLECRLSGRTLQVYLYLQKKKEASRIREVQRDLGLSSPSVAEYQVEKLVEMGLAGRDSYGRVFVTRKVKVKALESYVNFGRFTVPRLAFYASIFTAIAALYAVFNFNSLNVYDVAVPAGAAAIFWFEAWKLWKYSLFEKAKKPAERDYFWASLMPGLAALAVFIAGTFFLFYYVEPSGLVSTAPPPADPNALPFQSAPQSPLTVDDLPAPQRNTGGDLPWLGFSPLQITILLFAGALVAGFVVYLMVKYRCDRGVLVSEQEWN
- the asnS gene encoding asparagine--tRNA ligase, with the protein product MSLRTSQIKSSDYIGKEVTIRGWVYRLRKQKENAFALVRDDRGGVIQCIFPADKVAGLTIESSVEVTGVVSQDARAPEGGYEIKGKNIRVYSVAGTDYPIGEYQSDELLLDKRHLALRTRKMVAMAKIRATVLDLGRRWFVDNGWMEVTAPTIVKGAVEGGSTLFKLKYFDEEAYLSQSAQLYLEAMIFSLGPVWSLTPSFRAEKSRTVRHLAEFSHLEAEAPWVTLEDILQVQEQLVSYIIQKTVKERAEELAFLKRDTTDLKKIEPPFERLPYDKAIEILRSKGFTVTEESGTKREIRAGDDLNIDSERELTKDASKPIFVIGYPIAVKPFYVKEDPERKGVGLAADMLAPRGFGEITSGGLREDDIVSITERIKKEGLNPAAYDWYLDLRRYGSVPHGGFGLGIERLMRWITNADDIKDTVLFPRTMSRVTP